A section of the Mustelus asterias unplaced genomic scaffold, sMusAst1.hap1.1 HAP1_SCAFFOLD_623, whole genome shotgun sequence genome encodes:
- the LOC144487155 gene encoding zona pellucida sperm-binding protein 3-like → MVQLFGMTGDFGVRSFFPVLVLVGAVCCSDTWQQFPGHRFPWIIVKATPRPQTFPPPGPPFDSHFRVSEGQGVSPVQSVRVQCGEDKLLLRVQLDLFGTRHLVKAADLTLGTAGCRPTRIYSQNHTVLFDYGLHECGSRLQMTGDFLIYSTHLSHSPEYHGSVIVRTNGAVVPIECRYFRKGNVSSNPIKPTWIPFSSTRSGEGHLSFSLRLMNGDWLTERTSTVYYLGELIHIEASVSMSNHMALKLYIDRCVATLRPDKDSSPRYSIIDYNGCLLDTKAEDSFSTFVLPGEEREPDKLRFDLDAFRFFGDERSLIFITCHLKVVPVDRRDSRNKACTLLKMQDVWTPLEESIFDICACCHVGNCGATRDLGFGSRGRRVLAAEAGGTLIL, encoded by the exons ATGGTTCAGTTGTTTGGGATGACGGGGGATTTTGGAGTGAGGAGTTTCTTCCCAGTGCTTGTGTTAGTTGGAGCTGTTTGTTGCTCTGATACTTGGCAACAGTTTCCAGGCCACAGGTTTCCATGGATAATAGTCAAAGCCACCCCGAGGCctcagacattccctcctcctgggCCTCCCTTTGATTCCCATTTCCGTGTGTCTGAGGGTCAAGGTGTGTCtccagtgcagagtgtgagggtgcagtgtggaGAGGACAAGCTGCTGCTCAGGGTCCAGCTGGATTTATTTGGAACCAGGCACCTGGTTAAAGCTGCTGATCTGACCCTGGGGACAGCAGGTTGTCGGCCAACCAGGATCTACTCTCAGAACCACACTGTCCTCTTTGACTATGGACTCCATGAGTGTGGCagcagattgcag atgactgGAGATTTCCTGATCTACAGCACCCACCTGAGCCACAGCCCAGAGTATCATGGATCTGTTATTGTGAGAACCAATGGAGCGGTCGTTCCCATTGAGTGTCGTTATTTTAG GAAGGGCAATGTGAGCAGTAACCCCATCAAGCCCACCTGGATCCCATTCAGCTCCACCAGGTCTGGAGAAGGGCATCTGTCATTCTCACTGCGCCTAATGAATG gtgactggcttacagagcgcacttcgactgtctactacctgggtgagctcattcacattgaggcctctgtttcaatgagcaaccacatggccctgaagctctacattgaccgctgtgtagcgacattgaggccagacaaggactccagcccgagatacagcatcattgactacaatgg CTGCCTCCTGGACACCAAAGCTGAGGACTCCTTTTCAACCTTTGTGTTGCCAGGAGAGGAGCGGGAGCCGGACAAGCTCCGCTTTGACCTGGATGCCTTCCGTTTCTTTGGAGATGAGCGTTCCTTG ATTTTCATCACCTGTCACCTGAAAGTTGTTCCAGTGGATCGGAGAGATTCCAGGAACAAAGCTTGTACTTTGCTGAAGATGCAGGATGT CTGGACCCCATTGGAGGAATCGATCTTTGACATTTGTGCCTGTTGCCATGTGGGGAACTGTGGGGCCACAAGGGATTTGGGATTTGGATCCAGAGGAAGGAGAGTTCTTGCAGCTGAAGCTGGTGGGACATTGATCCTCTAG